Proteins encoded in a region of the Streptomyces sp. NBC_00258 genome:
- a CDS encoding aminopeptidase P family protein has protein sequence MSEALNPETPEAVLDDDADQADEEKLIKPRKNGLYPGVSDELAESMKSGWADTELHGLEPIPQAAYTAARRAALSARFPGERLVIPAGNLKTRSNDTEYPFRASVEYAYLTGNLTEDGVLVLEPRSDGHKATIYLLPRSDRENGEFWLSGQGELWVGRRHSLTEAGQLYGIPASDVRELADALREATGPVRVVRGYDAGVEAALTDKVTAERDEELRVFLSEARLVKDEFEAGELQKAVDSTVRGFEDVVKVLDKAEATSERYIEGTFFLRARVEGNDVGYGSICAAGPHACTLHWVRNDGPVRSGDLLLLDAGVETHTLYTADVTRTLPVNGTYSEIQKKIYDAVYEAQEAGIAAVQPGGKYRDFHDASQRVLARKLVEWGLVEGPVERVLELGLQRRWTLHGTGHMLGMDVHDCAAARTETYVDGTLEPGMCLTVEPGLYFQADDLTVPEEYRGIGVRIEDDILVTEDGNRNLSAGLPRRSDEVEAWMASLKG, from the coding sequence GTGTCGGAGGCGCTCAACCCGGAGACCCCGGAAGCTGTGCTTGACGATGACGCCGACCAGGCTGATGAAGAAAAGCTGATCAAGCCGCGCAAGAACGGCCTGTACCCGGGCGTGTCCGACGAGCTGGCCGAGAGCATGAAGTCCGGCTGGGCCGACACCGAGCTGCACGGCCTGGAGCCGATCCCGCAGGCCGCGTACACCGCCGCCCGCCGTGCCGCGCTCTCCGCGCGCTTCCCGGGCGAGCGCCTGGTGATCCCGGCGGGCAACCTGAAGACCCGCTCGAACGACACGGAGTACCCCTTCCGTGCGTCGGTCGAGTACGCGTACCTGACCGGCAATCTGACCGAGGACGGCGTCCTGGTCCTGGAGCCGAGGTCCGACGGCCACAAGGCCACGATCTACCTGCTGCCGCGCTCCGACCGTGAGAACGGCGAGTTCTGGCTCTCCGGCCAGGGCGAGCTGTGGGTCGGCCGCCGCCACTCCCTGACCGAGGCCGGGCAGTTGTACGGCATCCCGGCCTCCGATGTCCGTGAACTCGCCGACGCGCTGCGCGAGGCGACCGGCCCGGTGCGGGTCGTGCGCGGCTACGACGCCGGCGTCGAGGCGGCCCTCACCGACAAGGTGACCGCCGAGCGCGACGAGGAGCTGCGGGTCTTCCTCTCCGAAGCACGGCTGGTCAAGGACGAGTTCGAGGCCGGCGAGCTGCAGAAGGCCGTCGACTCGACGGTCCGCGGTTTCGAGGACGTGGTGAAGGTCCTCGACAAGGCGGAGGCCACGTCCGAGCGCTACATCGAGGGCACGTTCTTCCTGCGTGCGCGGGTCGAGGGCAACGACGTCGGGTACGGCTCCATCTGCGCCGCCGGGCCGCACGCGTGCACGCTGCACTGGGTGCGCAACGACGGGCCCGTGCGCTCCGGTGACCTGCTCCTGCTCGACGCGGGCGTGGAGACCCACACGCTCTACACCGCCGACGTCACGCGCACGCTGCCGGTCAACGGCACGTACAGCGAGATCCAGAAGAAGATCTACGACGCCGTGTACGAGGCCCAGGAGGCCGGTATCGCGGCCGTGCAGCCGGGCGGCAAGTACCGCGACTTCCACGACGCCTCGCAGCGTGTGCTGGCCCGGAAGCTGGTCGAGTGGGGGCTCGTGGAGGGCCCCGTGGAGCGTGTTCTGGAGCTGGGGCTGCAGCGGCGCTGGACGTTGCACGGCACCGGTCACATGCTCGGCATGGACGTCCACGACTGCGCGGCCGCGCGGACGGAGACGTACGTGGACGGCACGCTGGAGCCGGGCATGTGCCTGACCGTCGAGCCGGGGCTGTACTTCCAGGCGGACGACCTGACCGTGCCCGAGGAGTACCGGGGCATCGGCGTCCGTATCGAGGACGACATCCTCGTCACGGAGGACGGCAACCGGAACCTGTCCGCCGGGCTGCCTCGCCGGTCGGACGAGGTCGAGGCGTGGATGGCATCCCTCAAGGGCTGA